The genomic window GAggtttttttaatgataaattaaccaaagtaaaaaataaaaaaacaaatgaatgttcattaaataatgtCAAAGGCTATGAATAAGCAAGAATGTGTATATCTTCTGTACACACTGGAGGAGAttcatattttgaaaaaagaatgcTAGATTATACACATATTCCAAATAATTTTAGGGGTTTTACGAAACCTAATGTAGAGAATTTAAGAATAAAGACAGAAgatgtatataaaatgctttcttttatttttgtgattttttcattagttggattagcaatttttttaatcctttatacatcattttatatatataattcggGTGAAATGACCAATGTACTACCAGTAATTATAGTACATATTTTGATATTGagcttttcattttcattattgatggcttatatttacaaaaaaaattaaaaacattaaGAAATCATCACATATAATGAGTTAAATGCATTATAGGCATTATCTCAATTTCCCTAATATGTAGTCTTTTATAACAGTTAATATCTGTAAATGCTTTGTCGATGTAAAAACGTAaaagataattatataattgtttatGTATCATAAATCCTCTTGTATTTGCGTGGAGTTTTTGGTtcgtaaaagtaaaaattgaaatatataatattttgtgaATTTGAATGCtctaatattttcatttattattttaatatagtatATGAAATTAACACAATATTatagtttatataaataattttatatattacactaTTTTcgtgaaatatatattttttttagttaatattaatattctaaagaacaattcatataaattatttaaaattttgcgttaaattatacttatatctgtatatgtaaagattattattgtttttaatgGGTTTTTGTCTTAGATTATAATTTGTtgaaataatagaaaaaatatattatatgttttaaattacaaataaatatatacttttattcaTGTGTGGAAGAGAAGTGAATGAATGTAGTTATACCATTCATCAGGgtgtaatattaataatattacttcTTAGAAAAGTGTAATATGTTATTGTATAAAACATATTCATGAAAAATGAGTATTAtacgtaaaaatatatctagaagaaatcaaaaaatattaagggggttatataattatatgaattacaaaataaacatatatacagtaaatatatatatttactaataATGTTCATTTGTATTAGATATAATTactgaaaaacaaaataaatatttctacaAAAAATGGAAATCATTTAAAGGTAATTTTTCATCTGAatgaatatgaataattattcattttaaataatcatggataatttttataaatataaagtatcAAACATAATTTAGGAAGAAACAAATATTCCTATAAATTGTcaattcaatatatataatagtattataagaaaattttaacaatggaagcttataattttgtataatttgcatcattattaatttttcacaAATTATGTTGTATATTGACATAagttgttatattttttttatataaatatatatttgtatcatATGACAAAGTTTTAATTcaagtaatataatattctttgGTGAAAAGTTCCACATTCTtctatgtattattatagctatatatttatatatatatatttatgtatacaataaacatatgaaagcatgtaataaaataataattacctAATTATTTTCTAACGATATCGCATAATAGGTGTTATATggcttataaaaaaattaatatattattaattttttctattaattaattatatatattctagaACAGTAATATGATTGGACAAAGTactatgaatatattattatataattaaaataatgtattaaatatataacatttataaagTTATTACAATTACATATGTTCAACAAATAATTAGGAGAACATGTTTTTGAATAAAAGTACTTATACTTTCAAAGGTATATTCCCTAAAAAATCTAAcataattcatttaatttagttgaataaaagatatattataatacataatcgtaaatattaattatttataaataaaatatataaatactcgTTATTCTATCTATAAAACTTTcgaaaaagtattattataaataatatattttcaaaatttaatatatataatcgtttaatatatcttaattgtattatttttaaccCTAAAGGTTTCATTTATAATTCAGttaaattatcataattagtaagtataattttttacaaaatttacttttactttattataattatttaatacatatatatatatcgaacacatattttttttttattagaaaaaaaaaaaataaaaaaataaagaatccttaaatttaaaatatatactctTTGTTATCataaatagaatatattaatttaaagtatataataattataatgttatattacattaatttgattaaaatttataagaacattaatttgaatttgtttttttaaaatataaaaagtttcTTAGGTGAAAATATTCCAAGAAAGTatcttataatataatagtaaaacAATGATTTGTATATCCTTGGTATAATTCAGTTATTAGCTCAAAATATATgcaatcaaaaaaaaagtttttttatttaattttacctAATATTAGTGCTTTTATATTCAATATAACTGTTTATACCACTTACTACAAAATAAGgcttataaaatataataagtaaagaaaactaattttattcataggaaaaagtgaaaaattaGTAGCTATAAGCTTAGTACATGTTAATGTACGTATTCGggttatatgtaaattttattttaaatacaatattaaaatttttaacattcaggaattattattactttatatttggaaagtattaataaaaactatttttaattgttctattatattagtacatatatataatgagcgattttttaatataagtttaaaaaaaaaaattattttaattaatacttatattgttattaatagACATTTATCGGAAATATTTacctaaatatttttaaaataatcttttttttaatataatttatgtttgtattttatttattcaatttaatactttattaaaagaaaaattttataatgcATATATCAGTACTTTTTACGAGGAATTTTTGAATAAaccataaattatttatctaactaaatatattataatattaaataattttaatatgtatataaaaataaaatattttattttaattgaaaCCCATATATTTACCCTTTTTGCTTGGATATGTACTTATTTCAGGAATGATGTATATTCTTTATAACACAGAAAAATTCGCTTCATAGTTTTTGTAATTTCatgttatatatagataaatatacatatatataagattgTATTTCCTATTTATAATTTgacatatattattgtaaataaaaaaatatttaattttctttgtaGTATAACTTTCCTAAATCTGTtgataatagaaataaagaaaatatgacATTAATATCAGAAAGCTTTAGATTACTATCAGAAgctaagaataaaaaaataaatttaagatTAGCATATAAGTTACCTAGGAATGAATATTATGATTAAGAAAACAAAGATGATAAGGGAGAATCTAAACGTAAAGTTAATTTAAGAGCTGCTTCAGAAAAATTAGACATGAAATACACATCAATTATATGTAAAGGATTTGTATCGACagataatttatttgaaaaatgtttatataagaGATTCAatcgtatatataattacatgaAATGTAATGATCGTactatgaaaaaatatttaaaacttCTAGGGTGTTTTAGTAGAATTTATATACTTGTTCTACCAGGAATCGTTTTTTTAACAGCTCTTACACTAATTTCATTATCACTCTATTGCGGAGATCCTAATAAGCCTGGTGCGATAGAATCTTATGCTAttatatatcaatttttaaTGACTGGAGGTATATTTACAATGATATTAGTTATTTTAAtaagttttataatttctatttatatactGGTAAAATTCAtcaaatatatcaaaaaattaaaagaaatgacATTGAATTTtaactataaataataaatttattggaagaattgttttttttcatgtatttaataaaaatttattttattctgcgtgaaattattttgcttaaatagagaaaattacttttttttacttatatattttattatggaacctacataatatacttatatatactgATATAGAACAGTTTGAAAATCTATGTTTAGTCTATACACAATTTAtcatacatttaaaataccattactataataatgtattttttggagagtttttattactataattttgaatatataaatatatacttacatgTTTCttcattcaaaaaaatttaaattcgATATTGCAGAAAATTCgcagtaaaaatatatggtatatatacaaatatgacATCTATACATGTTTTACGCATACTTTTATTGCAGTAAATGTGGGattatacaatataatatataaaacattacTTCAATCTATTAGTGAGGCAAATTCTGCTTTTATGAGCCGTACactatctatatttttttgattttccAATCATAAATTGTTTACTTCTAAAGTTTCTTATAgcattttacaatatattatttttattttttttatatcatgttttttttttatttaatataagtaaatttaTGTTTGTTTTATCCTTTCAtggatattttatatttaaacttAAGGATACCATTAACtttcgtaaaaaaaaataatttgagtAATAcatgtttaatatattatttaatataagaCTATACTTAGTAGATTTTTTGAATAGTTCAAATATGaattattgatatatatcaacattaaatttctttaaacattaattataaatggaACATTATGAATTTTAAAAGTCATAAAGCTTTATTATACAATTAAGGTCTTAAATCCTATTTAtcactttatttatttacataagtAATTGTCAAATATAAATCAGttttataaaagttattaagtttctatattcaaaaaatgttttataatatagagataatatcaatatttttttttttgacacTATTAAGTGAATAGAATTTTGAGTTACTATTAACCTAATATTAAACTTATAGGATAATCACTCATTTTTTGCATTCCTAAATATTaactacatataaataataaacaatacaataataattaaattcaattaagcattaaataatatataaataaagtttaagtataaatataatattctttatattatcataatatatagataatcGTTTTTACATTTGTGGTATTACGTATTTTTGCACATACATGGTTGTACATTTATAGCTCTTTCATAGATGTTAGAAAGAATTTAAggattttatattatcagaaaattcttttatatttaaaatcctgtttctaattatataaatgcaatGGAATGTGTTTTGAATGTATATaagttaatgaaaatattcttaagcttttattaatattataagcTATAATGtatcttaaatatattattaagctgtattatgaataaaatatttaattgtctaaaaataatatatccgaattttttgtgtaatttttttacgaGCTTTTAAtatgattaatatataatttttttaattttccacTTCTGCAATTTCAAAGGTATCTCAAAAATTAAGactaatattatttagttaatatacaatatatacatttataaatgttcTGTTTATCCTATAAAACAACTTATatattgaatttttatttaatatatatagatggATATAGAAAACTAAGGAAATATTTGGATAAAAGTAAATTTGTAGGTTCAGCATCCttccaaaaaaattattatttgttcctcaatatatatattttttattcgttaacattatatattatattgtttatgtaattatattattttctataaacAGTACACATGGatctatataaatgttttagtTTAAGGTTTagaatatttgtaaaaaattttcagatatattaatataattttaaaatttagtaataatatatgtgcgATATCAATAATTTTGtgtagtaaaatatatcatcAGAAAATCAACTACATGTGTGTTCATGATATTATTCGTGTTGCaattgtttatttaattttattttataaaaataattttaaaatatacagtaaaataaatcaatatcaaaaagtatgtatattttcaaGAATGATAGagttaaacaaaaatattaatgaataaaaattattctaataataacacattttataaaaatattactactttatttttattttatttattttaaatatatatttataattaaaaaagaaaaaaataattattgtattttaaacGATGccatttacaaataataatataagatGAACTAAaccaaaaataataatttttaagaataattatacaaaaataaaaaaaaagaaaatattttccattgaaaaatatatatttccataaatttggcgatatataataatattatgttttaaatacATTGAAGAATATATGGATAAGCGTGTGatatcattattaaaaaatggtagttataataaaatatacatatttttaatttattaatacatttgTTTCATTGTTGTAAatactaataatttttttatcaataatAACTACATTTTCtgaaatataacatttatataattataataattagtaagagaacataaaaatagtaattattCCATAAATACCTAGAATAGtagtatatatctatattttatacattgtatattgtaaataaattcaagatttgcaaataattataaataatgaaaaaaattagtttaATTActcaaatatttaaataaattatacttaacatatatgaattagaagaaattgtattttaattaaagttaattttttataaataatattaattataaaacttTGTAGCATTcttttttagttattttttttagatatgtagtaaaatattctatatatattaattttttaagaaaacatattaaaataaaagaggtGTACTTCTATTGTTGGAAGTGTATAATTTaacgttaattttttattaatatatatattacagaacaaaataactatataatgatgaaaagaattaattttttgctttttataaaaatttctttgTTTATCCTTTTAAATTTGTTCTATCATTTGTGCAGTGACATGGTATGTTATTGCTTTTTGAAAGAATTtgtattattcttattttttttgtttatttttattaattaatttttgaaaatagatatatttatccacttatatataaaatatctacttttgttttttagagtcgatttaagaaaattttggATGATAATTATGGCTctgatataaaattaaataaaggaATTTATCGATTATTGGGAAAATGTGAAAAGGCTGTTTTTTCAAATGTTGGAGATTTAGATTTAAAGAtagcaaataataaaaaaaaaacaaacgaacaattatttacaaatgataatgaaaaatgggaagaagaaaaaaaagaaaaattatatagaagtaaattaattaaggaaaaattgattaaaaaacttatgaaaaataaatataccatGTTGCATAGAACATATAcctattatgaaaaaaaaattatgaatggACTTAATGATAaagctttttttaaaaaaatgatattaattaatgataaggattacaaaaaattaaagcgTAAAAAATACGGATTACggcttttttttcttatactattttttacaatGGTAATAATTATACCTATATTAGGTGTTTTGTTTGGTGAATCATTGAAAACATTATGTTCGACATCAGGGAGCGGTGGAGCACCTCCTAATCCGAGTGGATCTCCTGCATCTTCAGGAAGCTGgttatcttcatttttttctttttgtttagAGAATCCTGCTTCATCAGAATTAGTATATaccattataatatattgtgTACCTATCTTAATATTGGGTATTATTCTTATACTaggtattttttattattataaaagagctataaaaaataaaaaaattaagtttttGGAAGAATTTAATGAatggtaataaatatatttatttctataaaGAAATCTTTAATGTTATGTACTACCTGTAATATCTTTAATgacttattaaatataagaataatttattataatttatatatgtacttacatatatatagtaatatttctacgtaaattttaaaaatatatgtttttttttgttttgtaattttaaatgtttgtatatttttttaatttttaatataattatattctttcaTCTGAATCAATTATTATagcttaatatttatatttctctttATGTGAAAATTTCAatgaaaagtatatatttgttcgttaaaaataatatataacattataattaatgttattttattgaattaatttgttaatttatattttaaatataaatattgctgattcatatttttttattattttctagtATAAAGTTATTATTTAGGTCATTAGGGAAATggattattatttataaatttatactaaacttaccttattttttacatattgaaaagaagagaatatacttaatgtatttatatatttttgttttctttttaaacattaaaataatattttaaatttcattttttttctttgtttataatttcttaatttattcgcttgaaaaataatatttatttaaaagaaaaataaaataacatttaattTAAGATTTTT from Plasmodium malariae genome assembly, chromosome: 13 includes these protein-coding regions:
- the PmUG01_13063400 gene encoding Plasmodium exported protein, unknown function translates to MMKRINFLLFIKISLFILLNLFYHLCSDMSRFKKILDDNYGSDIKLNKGIYRLLGKCEKAVFSNVGDLDLKIANNKKKTNEQLFTNDNEKWEEEKKEKLYRSKLIKEKLIKKLMKNKYTMLHRTYTYYEKKIMNGLNDKAFFKKMILINDKDYKKLKRKKYGLRLFFLILFFTMVIIIPILGVLFGESLKTLCSTSGSGGAPPNPSGSPASSGSWLSSFFSFCLENPASSELVYTIIIYCVPILILGIILILGIFYYYKRAIKNKKIKFLEEFNEW